In the Glycine max cultivar Williams 82 chromosome 6, Glycine_max_v4.0, whole genome shotgun sequence genome, ACTAAATCTAtccaaactaaaaatataaatcaaatatcCAAACTATGTCTTAATTCCCTCTAAATGACAGTGTAACTATGTCTTACATAAAACGATTTGAAAATCAATCTATAGCTAtagtttaaaagttttaaaagcttatttactataattttattGTCATTGCCCACATAGATAGATTTATATGGATTATCAaggattaattaaataaatatccaAACTCATAATTATCAACTATTTGTCTAAATAACATGAGTAATAAAAGCAAAACTCAAATAAGAATAGATAGTCTTACAAGATTTTGTTAATCAAATCTCcttatttcttaatatataaaacttttaGTCTTTCTTTTAGATTGggagaagaatttttttttagctaagcataaaaaatgatacattttaaatttaaagcgatgaaaataatacaatttttttatagatatcaAATACAGATATTAATCATATTGGAGgacctaaaataaattttaccctAAAAATTACAACCATgtatttcttattatattaatctattagagttgttttttttttttttttactgaattaaTCTATTAGAGATCTCATGATTTTATTGGATTAATACTGATATGAACTCATTAGTCATATatcaatttatttgataatctaTGCGCTAACCATGAACTCACTTAATAGAaagtaaatttatattataattaaatatgtaacaaaattaaatttagaaatttacttatttatcCTTCTCCCAGATCTTCCAAAATTCCTCGTGAACTTAAAAACAAGAGATGGACCCATCAGAGCAAACAAGTCAATATTATCCACCAGGTAAATCTTTAATTTCAAACAATCTCAATCGAAGTCAAAATATAAAGTAATTGCTGCCAAAAGAATATACTGTACACATATCAACGGGTGGAGGAAGAATTTATATACTACTTTCACGACCAATATTAgttaagtttttattaattgagCATTGTCCACTAGTACTCATTATACGCGAAGCCTTCCCTGATGATGCTTCTACTTTCAGTCTCATTAATActacttaatttaattaatcaaagtGCCCATTACTCATTAAGTGATTCCCGCGCATAATTTCATTATCCTCAACGATTATGCCAGAAATATTAATATGACAAGGAAATAAAGGAACTTTGTTGAATACGTCCACATTTGGGTTCCTAAGGGGACCCCCATGCTGTTGTACAATCAATTTCTACCTTCATCTTAGTTAATGAGGTtggtataaattaattaaccaCCCTTTGAGAGCAGTTGTAGAATTATGTAAGTAACTTTAATTACatcttgattgatttttttttaatctatttttcaatttttccttCAAAGACAATCTTGTTTGAGAGAGAATTATCTATTAAATATGAATAtcatttctaacaaaaaattcaactttaatttattatgtcatGAGAGACTAATCTCTTTTAGTAAACTCAATCCCTTTGTTAGTTTAATTGAATTTCTACTCTCAAAAGTGTACGCTTACCAAACATTGTATACATTTCACATCTATGGTATAGTTAAATAAAGTAATGAGTTTACTGTATATGCCCTTTTTCTTAtggaattttttcttttgactgTTTTGAACTTTTGATCTTCTACCATCATTTGGGCCTCACTTAACGGCAGAAACTACCCAATAGGCATCTCGTAAAAACAGAAATGAGGATGCAAGTGGGTCCCATGTGTATAGTTTAATCACACCATGTAGCCttgctttttctctctttatatacACCCCCTCCTACTAACATTACTCCTCACCTCCCtcctttctctctcattttGCAAAGAGGAGGCACCATGACAAGCACTCTTCTGTCTTTGCTTTTCTTGCTCTTCTCCCTTCTCATTCCATCCTTCATTTCCTCTTCACCAGTTCGAAACCCTGAAGAAGTCGTACAAGAGGTCAACAGGTAAAGTTACTCACTAGCTAGCACCACAGATTCATGTCACCCACTTATATTTACATGTGCAGTTGTGCAGTActctgcttcttcttttttttttgtcagagTAATAGGAGTGTGATTACTTTTGTTACTATGATCAAGTTATATGAGTAGAAATAACGTGCCTATGTTCACAATTTGTCTATGACCAGTGCACCATCATTTAACAACATTAATGCTTCcaaaatattagtattttaaatggagttctttttttaataattctttatttttacaaaaagtcccccgaaaaataattattttttagtttaatttatacaGTAACATTTTGTACACTTTTATTCAATCAGAACATCATTTTTGTAGTCAAATGTTAAGGGccatttaaagaattaaaataagatttttttttattaaaatacataatattatttatgtttttttttgtggtctgttataatttttataacaaatattttttttcttttaattctttaatcatTGTCATTAGTTTTACaagaactttttttataaaaatcaataaatttatcctaAACAACAATTGACAATTTCTGATTAAATTGGgtgatattgtaaaaaaaaaaaacttttatactcTTCTtatattcactaaaaaaaagaattgaataaaaggcaataattgttaatttaatttcttggtGCAGGAAAATAAATGGGTCTATAGCAAGGCCTAGGAGAAACTTGGGCTACCTCTGGTGTGGCAGTGGCAACCCCATTGATGACTGTTGGAGGTGCGACCCCAACTGGGAGCAGAACAGGCAGAGGCTAGCTGACTGCGCAATCGGGTTCGGCAAGAACGCCATCGGCGGCAGGGACGGCAAGATCTACGTGGTGGACGACGACGGCGATGACGATGCCGTAAACCCGAAGCCGGGAAGCCTCCGGCACGCCGTGATCCAAGACGAGCCCTTATGGATAATCTTCGCAAGAGACATGGTGATCCAGCTGAAGGAGGAGCTTCTCATGAACTCCTTCAAGACCATCGACGGAAGAGGCGCCAGCGTGCACGTTGCTGGGGGTCCATGCATAACGATACAGTACGTGACCAACGTCATCATCCATGGGATTCACATTCACGATTGCAAACAGGGAGGGAACGCTATGGTGCGGGACTCCCCACGGCACTACGGGTGGAGAACCGTGTCGGACGGCGATGGCGTGTCGATCTTCGGAGGGAGTCATGTGTGGATCGACCATTGCTCGCTCTCTAACTGTAACGATGGGTTGATCGACGCCATCCATGGCTCCACCGCTATTACCATTTCTAATAACTACATGACGCATCATGATAAGGTCATGTTGTTGGGTCACAGCGATGCTTACACCCAGGACAAGGCCATGCAAGTCACTATTGCTTTCAACCACTTTGGTGAAGGCCTTGTTCAAAGGATGCCAAGGTAAATTACTCTATCACCATCTGAGTGGTACCAGATAGTCTGAgctccttttttttaaataaaaactcaaaattcTCACATAGATTAGTCATTAGATATCAGtaaatttaatgaatattttgtaCTAATGGTGAAAAAATAACTCTTAAcagtttaattttctttaataaagTCTTTAATCATACTCTTGATTACTTGTTACTTTTATAACACCAGTAACATTGGTtaagtttaataataaaaaaaaaaacatgtgcaATTTGCAGGTGTAGGCTTGGGTATTTCCATGTGGTGAACAATGATTATACTCACTGGGAAATGTATGCCATTGGTGGAAGTGCTAATCCAACCATCAACTGCCAAGGCAATAGGTTTGTTGCACCCGATGACAGATTCAGCAAAGAGGTGATTAATTGTTTTGTAAATGTCATGAATCATGCTATGTTGACTAAATATTGTACtactatatattatatgtaatcATATGTACTAAAGGTATGGAAGAAATAATGTTTAGGTGACAAAACGTGAAGATGCGCCAGAGAGTGAGTGGCAGGATTGGAATTGGAGGTCAGAAGGGGACTTGTTAGTAAACGGTGCGTTTTTCACATCATCGGGTGCTGGAGCCTCCTCTAGCTATGCAAGGGCTTCTAGCTTAAGTGCAAGACCATCTTCCCTTGTTGGTTCCATAACAACAGGTGCTGGTGCACTCAGTTGTAAGAAAGGTTCTCCTTGCTGACAAACAATCAAGCAACTTCTCTTCTGGCTTATTcattctttccaaaaaaaaaaagaaacagaaaaggGAAAGGGCTACATATATATAGTGGATCTCTAGCTTTGTATTTACTTTTCCTTGGATTTCCATATTTCTCCACTCTTTTCCCCGGTTTTTTGGGGTTTCTTAGATTGTTTTCTGctgtttgtctttttttttttttttttttatcttttttcaattttgagttgCTCATGATTACAACCTCCACTTGTTACTCTTGGAACCAATTAGTCAGTTGAAGAATCTCAACTTCTAAGACAAAAACAAGTGCAGAAGAGTTGATATTATTACTATATTATAATAGAAAGTTTGTAGTTTCTATAGCTTCTATACTATATTATATGTTAAACTCCTCTGTCTGTCTCTCGTTCCATGTGATAGACACATGCGCAGACACACAAATACACAGTTTGTAGACTAAGATCATGAATAAAGCGAAGGCACGTACACAATATTAGAAAATCTAATCTAATCCaatccaaaacaaaagaaaatcatcAAATATTCAAATCCCATCAATCGTGCTCATTTAAATGTATTGAAGCATTCTAAAAAGATCAACTACCCAAATAACTGTTTACAATCGTACAAAAGAAGGAACTACTACAATCTGATTAGAGGTCCGTTTGATAtgtaatatatttatgataCCTCCCTTGTTACTACTTTGTTAATTACCCAATAATGTTTTTGAGCGTTGATATTTCCCATTAGAAAAGCCAAATTAGTTAGGACTGATTCCAACAAGAAAATGCTTTTTATgcattaaaattaagattactTTTGTTGTacccttttaatatatattttgcaaaTGTGTTAGTACTACATAGTTTTAGTTATTTgatgtttaaataataaaactgatTCCAATATGAACACAATGTGCTTGATTTATGACTTACACGGGACTCTAATTTAATTAGCACATTTGACTGGGATAAATACAGATCCTAAGTAAAGCTAATTAAGGAGACACTAAAGTGGTAGTAGTACTATATATATTGggccaaaaagaaagaaaaggaaaaggggtGGGAGAATGCTCGATTGTAACACCACACTTACCTTTCCATGCTCGATTGCAACAACACACACTATCTTTCCATGAGTTCAATTGAATGGGGGAGGAGAAGATAGGTGACCACGCCACCAAGGATTAGCTAGGACAAAATTAGGCGTAAGGATGGAAAACGATGAAAAAAACTGCACATGGGTGCGCCTCTCAAGTGGAACTTCTTTTGACGGTGGCATTTGATGTGGTTGTGGCTTCTGGGTAAAGATTTAAATTGGGCTACAACCACATTTTGACATAGCTTCAATTCCCGGCTTCAACCGTTTCACTATCTTGAATAATGTGAAGTGGGAACCCAAAGGGACCATTGAGTAGCAACATTTGACCCCATCGACTGTACTAGTATGCTGTATGCTTGTTCATTTATATAACTAATGGTTACCAATGCATGCACATTGCTCCCTGCTCTGATTAAAACTACTGAATGAGTTCCACATGGATCTTTAGATCACTATATTTTCTAGTTCTCTTTAGTGTTGATAAAACAAAAcggtttaattataaattttaccacttaacttttcttattttataaattttactatttaagttttatttttatgaattttatcatccaagttttaatttttgtatactTTATCATCATTAAAGGATTTTTGTTAACAAAACTaggtgattttgtaaaattatataccaaattagataatttaaaaattatttatcaaaagataAATGATTTTGACTTAGGATATCCAttgtaattatatatacaaaagtgattttttacaTCCATTATAACCATAatcgatataaaaaaaatcatttttttcatattggtTATAACTACAATcaatatacaaaaatttaaaacaatgatttttttacatcattttgTAACCAACATGATGATAAAATACacgaataaaaaatttcaatagtaaaatttgtaaaatattaaaagttggatggtaaaatttatgaaaataaactttaataataaaatctgcaaaattatgaaaattaaatgataaaatttggaaaaaaaacttacataataaaatttgtaaaataaaaagtttaataataaaatttaaagttaagcAGACAAAGAAAGTAGAAGAAGCTTATGTGGGGTGGGCGGATGCATGGCTCAGCTTTGCCCATGCCCTGCTCTAAgcaaatttttagtatttttatagtACTATTTTCTTGAGGATAATATTATaagtttatcatttttcttaattactttttatttaaaatttaaaataaggacaatataatgattaaaaaacaaaaataggtcACACTGTTATAACACGAGAAATATATACTGTAAGAGGATTGAAAACAATTTTGAGTAAATGATTGATTGTCTTTTTCTTCCTGTTTTTGctagaaaaaaataaggaaaaaaaattaaagtttaattttcatacaattatattataaatatttttatattgttaaccAATGTCACTTTGAAtgtaaaagtaaacaaaaattataatgtaaatCCAATTTTTTGAGTAAATGCAAATGAATCTTCTCGAAACACAAagaaaagatcaaattaattaattctcaaGTTTTTAACAATTTTGTCTCTTAATATTTAAGAGatcaatttatcttttaatatatttctaaaaattaattagcttAGAATTTGATCGTTATTTTAGAGTTTAGATTATGAAGGAcccaattgatttaattttttgtgtttaacctaacatatttgtaatttttttatttaacatccAATAAATCATTTATTATCGGGTCAATCTATTTTGAAGTAAAGTCATACAATAAATCACCCAATTGTGACTCCATGTCAGAGAtcaaattctaaattttaattaaaaaaattcaaatatcaaaTGTATTAACAACTTTTAATACAATTAGCTTAATATCTTTTACacctttaaaaaacatattaattacgTTTAATCAGAACTTACATTGACACCTACAAAGTAGAACTCAAGAAGACAATTCTTGTTAAAAGTCATAAAAGTCTTCATCCCACAGTAAATCCTGGTTAAAATATCGACAGTTCGGTTGGTACATAAATATAATTGGTTTTTGGTTCATTTGCAATTTCATGCCGCAATTACAGGGAACTCGTTTTTTGAAGTACAAACAAATACGCAAGCACgatgttttaataataaaaaactgggaaaatatattttagtcggTATACattcatcaaatcttatttttagttgataaattttcatatcttttaacttagtttttaaattttacaaaaaaaaaaattatttttagttcttcctTCACAGAATCTTCACTTATGACATTAAGTTGAATCCAATGTGGCAAACATTgtgctttttattttctcttttaaaaaaataataaaaatatatggaaaatcgatcattattttttaaatgaaattattaaatgtcTTTTCCAAACACATCGAAGTCTAACTTTTAATGGCTCCATATCTCTATCATGATTTTCCACCTTCATTATTCTATAGTTGGTGCTGTAGATATATTCTTGTATCTTCTTcagattttgtttgtttattgaaGGCAGTTTTCAAATAAGGATGAGAGTTTCCCTTCATAGTTCTCAGAGTCATGTGCATGAAGAAAACAACATATATAGAAAGAGTGAAATCTCTCCctattttgattttctctaaAAATAAACCTTTAGTTtctattgaatttttaattcaaaaagcTGCCTAGAATAATGGTCACGATGTTAACATCATAGGTAAGGAGAgactaaaaacatgtttttaataAAGTACAATGATTAATTGAATGATATGAAATTTCATGgactaaaaacaagaaaaaaaataaaaatacagagactaaaatcatattttttttttcctgaaaaatTAGTGACAGTTAAATGTTTAGGTGATAAGAAGAAATAAAGTTGGGTGAAAATTTTAGGTTTAGCTTTTAGGTAAAAAAAAGCGAAAACTGAACTATCGGTAAAAATAACAGTAATTTGCGACTTCCGCACATCATTTCATTATACACCATTGTTATTTACCTTGTGCTCGGTGCGAGTGAAAGTGAGGGATGCAACGAAATAAGTGAAAAACTAAACTTTCATATGTTCTGGACAAGTGAAATGAGAGATGAAGTTGTCGAAAAATGGAAGGCACCACACATTTTAATTTCACTCCAAAAATGACATGAAATATGGTGAAAGTGTACAAGAATCTGGTGACTTTTAtctgttttcaaaattttcatttatctaTGACATGAAATAGATTGGTATAGCCTAACCAACACTAATGAGAACCAATTCTACATGCACCTTAGAAAACCGAAAATCAGTTATGTTGCATGAAAATTCAATTATGCTTAGCCTAATATCCTTCCTTCCATAATTGGATATGGTACTAAAATCATACTCTGATCTTTTTTCTATAAGTAGTATGGTATTCGTGTGTTCACACAAGTTATTACATACTCTTTTCGTTTTCAAAATAAGTATCATCAtatcatatgtttttttttatcgagaAATGTTAATTGTTTATTAACACCCACCGGCTCCTTTATCAAATATTTCAGTGCTCCATAAGAAAATTGACCAGGCCATTTCTTTTCTtgccaaaagagaaaaatctatGCCCTTGTTGCACTTCAACCCATAATCATTTTAAAGCATCCTAAGATCGTTCATCACTCCAACCCCATAAAATTCAAAGTTAGAGTCAAAAAGCTCCTTAGGTACTGGAAAATATTGTTCATTCAAAACAATTAAATGATTGGGCACATCTTCTCAGTAATTATTATCCTAATTACTAAGGCATAGCAAGTTTGGTTTGATTGGGCCTAAAAGATTCAATCTGTAACAAATTAAAGACAATTATTTGTTGCATCTCTATAAATTGTCGTGAACACCCTGTTATATTCTGG is a window encoding:
- the LOC100787082 gene encoding probable pectate lyase 5, with product MTSTLLSLLFLLFSLLIPSFISSSPVRNPEEVVQEVNRKINGSIARPRRNLGYLWCGSGNPIDDCWRCDPNWEQNRQRLADCAIGFGKNAIGGRDGKIYVVDDDGDDDAVNPKPGSLRHAVIQDEPLWIIFARDMVIQLKEELLMNSFKTIDGRGASVHVAGGPCITIQYVTNVIIHGIHIHDCKQGGNAMVRDSPRHYGWRTVSDGDGVSIFGGSHVWIDHCSLSNCNDGLIDAIHGSTAITISNNYMTHHDKVMLLGHSDAYTQDKAMQVTIAFNHFGEGLVQRMPRCRLGYFHVVNNDYTHWEMYAIGGSANPTINCQGNRFVAPDDRFSKEVTKREDAPESEWQDWNWRSEGDLLVNGAFFTSSGAGASSSYARASSLSARPSSLVGSITTGAGALSCKKGSPC